From the Manis pentadactyla isolate mManPen7 chromosome 7, mManPen7.hap1, whole genome shotgun sequence genome, one window contains:
- the CRYGN gene encoding gamma-crystallin N isoform X2, translated as MAQRSGKISFHEGKHFTGQKPQVFGDCDSFQDQGLMNRVNSVGVESGAWVCFDPPDFRGQRFILERGNYPDFFHWNAHNDHMGSRRPVGMHGEHFCLEIFEGCNFTGQCLELQDDCPFLQSRGWTDCVNAVKVYGDGAQGTPALRRVALQRRPLNRTALAEWADS; from the exons ATGGCGCAGCGCTCCGGAAAG ATCAGCTTCCATGAGGGCAAGCACTTCACAGGGCAGAAGCCGCAGGTCTTTGGAGACTGCGACAGCTTCCAGGACCAAGGCCTCATGAACCGGGTGAACTCCGTCGGTGTGGAGAGCGGAGCCTGGGTGTGCTTCGACCCCCCGGACTTCCGGGGCCAGCGGTTCATCCTGGAGCGTGGCAACTACCCCGACTTCTTCCACTGGAATGCCCACAACGACCACATGGGCTCCCGTCGGCCTGTGGGCATG CACGGGGAGCATTTCTGCTTAGAAATCTTCGAGGGCTGCAACTTCACGGGCCAGTGCCTAGAACTCCAGGATGACTGCCCCTTCCTTCAGAGTCGGGGCTGGACCGACTGTGTCAATGCTGTCAAAGTGTACGGGGACGGAGC CCAAGGGACACCTGCCCTGAGAAGGGTGGCCCTGCAACGCAGACCCCTGAACCGCACCGCTCTTGCCGAGTGGGCAGACTCCTAG